A section of the Mesorhizobium loti genome encodes:
- the trbF gene encoding conjugal transfer protein TrbF: protein MLFKRPIQRYGKTPEPVTPYQKAAQLWDERIGSSRVQARNWRFMALGCLTLAAGLSGGLVWQSMQSRVVPYVVEVDGFGEARAVAPAIRDYEPSDAQIAWHLGRFIQNVRSVSTDPVLVRQNWLSAYDFATDRAALFLNEYAKANDPFGQIGTRSVSVQVTSVVRASDSSFQVKWAEQVFERGSLASTTRWIAILTIVIRPPSNTDQLRNNPLGVFINAIDWSRELDSAAPTSVSPKGVHQ, encoded by the coding sequence ATGCTATTCAAGCGACCCATTCAACGTTACGGCAAGACGCCCGAGCCGGTCACGCCGTATCAGAAGGCCGCGCAGCTCTGGGACGAGCGCATAGGCTCATCTCGAGTGCAGGCCCGCAACTGGCGGTTCATGGCTCTTGGCTGTCTGACCTTGGCGGCCGGACTTTCCGGCGGACTCGTGTGGCAGTCGATGCAGAGCCGCGTCGTGCCTTACGTCGTCGAGGTCGACGGCTTCGGCGAGGCACGCGCCGTTGCGCCGGCAATCCGGGACTACGAGCCCTCCGATGCCCAGATCGCGTGGCATCTCGGCCGCTTCATTCAGAATGTCCGTTCCGTTTCCACCGATCCGGTGCTGGTGCGGCAGAACTGGCTTTCGGCCTATGACTTCGCCACCGACCGCGCGGCGCTCTTTCTCAACGAGTACGCCAAGGCGAACGATCCTTTCGGTCAGATCGGCACACGCAGCGTGTCGGTGCAAGTGACCAGCGTGGTCAGGGCTTCCGACAGCTCGTTCCAGGTCAAATGGGCCGAGCAGGTTTTTGAGCGCGGCAGCCTTGCCAGCACGACGCGCTGGATCGCGATCCTCACCATCGTGATCCGCCCGCCAAGCAATACTGACCAACTGCGCAACAACCCGCTCGGCGTCTTCATCAACGCCATCGATTGGTCGCGCGA
- the trbB gene encoding P-type conjugative transfer ATPase TrbB, whose amino-acid sequence MSAHPEADHRRRAMLRTAMGPTITEALADPLVIEVMVNPDGALRLDRLGEGRIDTAVHMHPSEAERIIRLVASHVRAEAHADNPIVSAELPSGERFEGLLPPVVLAPCFAIRKPAAMLYTLANYVADRIMLPLQADALIKAVRERRNILVAGGTSSGKTTLANALLAEVAECDERVILIEDTRELQCAAKDCVALRTRRGSVTLADLVRSTLRLRPDRIIVGEVRGAEALDMLKAWNTGHPGGIATVHANSARSALYRIEQLAQEAVVTVPRRLIADAIDLIVFIVGRGSSRRIDAIAEVTGLDGSGDYAVTPLTPPQLQQL is encoded by the coding sequence ATGAGCGCTCATCCAGAGGCCGACCACCGACGCCGCGCCATGCTGCGCACCGCTATGGGTCCGACGATCACTGAGGCGCTGGCCGATCCATTGGTCATCGAGGTGATGGTCAATCCCGATGGTGCGCTGCGGCTCGACCGGCTGGGAGAAGGCCGAATCGATACGGCCGTGCATATGCATCCTTCCGAGGCGGAGCGCATCATCCGCCTGGTCGCTTCCCACGTGCGTGCCGAGGCGCATGCGGACAATCCGATTGTCAGCGCCGAGTTGCCATCGGGCGAACGCTTCGAGGGACTGCTGCCGCCTGTCGTGCTGGCGCCTTGCTTTGCCATCCGCAAACCAGCCGCAATGCTCTACACGCTGGCCAACTATGTTGCGGATCGCATCATGTTGCCGCTGCAGGCCGATGCGTTGATAAAGGCAGTCCGAGAACGGCGCAACATCCTTGTCGCCGGAGGCACGTCGTCGGGTAAGACGACGCTTGCCAATGCGCTGCTGGCCGAAGTCGCCGAATGCGACGAGCGAGTGATCCTCATCGAGGACACCCGCGAACTGCAATGCGCAGCAAAGGACTGCGTTGCCCTGAGAACCAGGCGGGGCTCGGTCACACTCGCCGATCTCGTGCGCTCGACGCTCCGGCTCCGCCCCGACCGCATCATCGTCGGTGAAGTCAGGGGCGCGGAAGCGCTGGACATGCTCAAGGCATGGAACACCGGGCACCCCGGCGGCATCGCCACGGTTCATGCCAATTCGGCGCGCTCTGCCCTCTATCGCATCGAGCAGCTTGCACAGGAAGCTGTCGTCACCGTGCCGCGCCGCCTCATCGCCGATGCCATCGATCTCATCGTCTTCATCGTGGGGCGCGGCTCGTCGCGCCGCATCGATGCAATCGCTGAGGTCACAGGTCTCGACGGCAGCGGCGACTACGCCGTCACCCCACTCACGCCTCCGCAACTCCAGCAACTTTGA
- the trbJ gene encoding P-type conjugative transfer protein TrbJ: protein MMRRRFLSGLITLSLIAKPMADYVQPAYALIVFDPSNYAQNVLTAARSLEQINNQIQSLQNQATVLQNMARNLQSLDFSSVGQLTGSLQRIDGLMDQASGLSFDLNKLQDQWRNQYPESYDATIKVSDVASAARDRWQSAMQAFRQTMGVQSQIVENVRGDGDLLADLVNRSQGAAGALQASQATNQLLALSTKQQMQIQTLLATQFRAEAEDAARKAQSEEAARETTKRFLGTGTAYPGN from the coding sequence ATGATGCGGCGCCGCTTTCTCTCGGGCCTGATCACCCTTTCGTTGATCGCCAAGCCGATGGCCGACTACGTGCAGCCGGCCTACGCGCTCATCGTGTTCGATCCGTCGAACTACGCACAGAACGTGCTCACGGCGGCGCGCTCGCTGGAGCAGATCAACAACCAGATCCAGTCGCTCCAGAACCAGGCGACCGTGCTGCAGAACATGGCACGCAATCTTCAGAGTCTGGATTTTTCTTCCGTGGGTCAGCTTACCGGCTCGCTCCAACGGATCGACGGTCTGATGGACCAGGCAAGTGGCCTGAGCTTTGATCTCAACAAGCTTCAGGACCAGTGGCGTAATCAATATCCGGAAAGCTACGACGCCACGATCAAGGTCAGCGATGTGGCGAGCGCCGCACGTGACCGCTGGCAAAGCGCTATGCAGGCATTCCGTCAGACCATGGGTGTTCAGTCGCAGATCGTCGAGAATGTTCGCGGTGATGGTGACCTGCTTGCCGATCTCGTCAACCGCAGCCAAGGCGCGGCCGGTGCGCTTCAGGCAAGTCAGGCCACTAACCAGCTCCTTGCGCTTTCGACCAAGCAGCAGATGCAGATCCAGACGCTGCTCGCAACGCAGTTCCGCGCTGAGGCCGAGGATGCGGCGCGCAAGGCGCAGTCCGAGGAGGCCGCGCGCGAGACGACAAAGCGCTTCCTCGGCACAGGCACGGCCTATCCCGGCAACTGA
- a CDS encoding conjugal transfer protein TraG produces MTPTKLLIGQIAIVFAIVLLGVWAATQWCAHMLAFQEQLGAPWFVAAGWPIYEPWKLLEWWFQFDAYAPEVFDKAGMLAGASGFMGCAAAIAGSLWRARQRGLVTTYGSSRWAVTREIEKAGLFQPAGVFLGKLKDRYLRHDGPEHVMAFAPTRSGKGVGLVVPTLLSWSGSAVIHDIKGENWQLSSGWRSRFSHCLLFNPTDPRSARYNPLLEVRKGSDEIRDVQNIADILVDPEGALERRNHWEKTSHSLLVGAILHVLYAEEEKTLARVATFLSDPQRSFAATLRRMMTTNHLGAANKPQVHPVVASAAREVLNKSENERSGVLSTAMSFLGLYRDPTVAAVTSDCDWRIADLMDAEWPMSLYLVVPPSDISRTKPLVRLILNQIGRRLTERLEGDPKKSRKHQLLMMLDEFPALGRLDFFETALAFMAGYGIRAYLIAQSLNQISKAYGDNNAILDNCHLRIAFSSNDERTAKRISDALGTATELRSMRNYAGHRLAPWLSHVMVSRQETARPLLTPGEVMQLPPADELVLVSGLPPIRAKKLRYYEDHNFTERVLPSPVLRDGPYADCPMSRPDDWTGQVRGVDRRLASDDESAGAALADEGGVQQQRHPGLPEEHTAVTQEPDQDHLSRPADDDSEAMADKRVMDRISTVAGAYGINEGRGDDKDIVPGF; encoded by the coding sequence GTGACGCCCACGAAGCTTCTGATTGGGCAGATCGCCATTGTGTTCGCCATCGTTCTCCTCGGCGTGTGGGCTGCCACGCAATGGTGCGCTCATATGCTAGCCTTTCAGGAACAACTCGGCGCGCCATGGTTTGTCGCGGCTGGATGGCCGATCTACGAGCCGTGGAAACTGTTGGAATGGTGGTTCCAATTCGATGCCTATGCGCCCGAGGTATTCGACAAGGCGGGCATGCTTGCGGGCGCCAGTGGATTCATGGGCTGTGCCGCTGCGATCGCTGGTTCCCTCTGGCGCGCGCGCCAGCGCGGCTTGGTCACCACCTATGGCTCCTCTCGATGGGCGGTGACGCGGGAGATCGAGAAAGCAGGGCTGTTTCAGCCGGCAGGCGTCTTCCTCGGCAAACTGAAGGACCGGTATCTGCGTCATGACGGGCCTGAGCACGTCATGGCCTTTGCGCCGACACGTTCCGGCAAGGGCGTCGGACTGGTTGTCCCAACGCTTCTCTCCTGGTCCGGCTCGGCCGTCATTCACGACATTAAAGGCGAGAACTGGCAGCTGAGCTCCGGCTGGCGGTCGAGGTTCTCGCATTGCCTTTTGTTCAATCCGACTGATCCGCGATCGGCCCGCTACAACCCGCTGCTGGAGGTACGCAAAGGTTCGGACGAGATTCGCGATGTCCAAAACATCGCTGACATTCTAGTCGATCCGGAAGGCGCGCTAGAAAGGCGGAATCATTGGGAGAAGACCAGTCATTCACTCCTGGTCGGCGCTATCTTGCACGTGCTCTACGCCGAAGAGGAAAAGACTCTTGCCCGCGTCGCCACCTTTCTGTCGGACCCGCAACGCTCGTTTGCCGCGACTTTGCGGCGAATGATGACGACCAACCATCTCGGCGCGGCCAATAAGCCTCAGGTCCATCCCGTCGTGGCCTCGGCGGCACGAGAGGTGTTGAACAAATCGGAGAACGAACGTTCAGGCGTCCTCTCGACCGCCATGTCTTTTCTCGGCCTCTACCGTGATCCGACCGTGGCGGCGGTAACATCGGACTGCGACTGGCGCATTGCCGATCTGATGGATGCGGAGTGGCCGATGTCGCTCTATCTGGTCGTGCCGCCATCGGACATCTCGCGCACCAAGCCCTTGGTGCGACTGATCCTGAACCAGATCGGCAGGCGGCTGACGGAGCGCCTCGAGGGTGACCCAAAGAAGAGCCGCAAGCATCAACTGCTCATGATGCTGGATGAGTTTCCGGCGCTCGGTCGCCTCGACTTCTTTGAGACCGCGCTCGCGTTTATGGCCGGTTACGGAATTCGTGCCTACTTGATCGCGCAATCGTTGAACCAGATCTCCAAAGCGTATGGCGACAACAACGCCATTCTGGACAACTGCCATTTGCGAATTGCCTTTTCCTCCAATGATGAGCGCACGGCCAAGCGAATCTCGGACGCGCTTGGCACGGCCACGGAACTCAGATCCATGCGCAACTATGCGGGCCACCGGCTGGCACCTTGGCTCTCGCATGTCATGGTCAGCCGCCAGGAAACCGCCCGCCCGCTGCTGACACCGGGCGAGGTGATGCAATTGCCGCCCGCGGACGAACTGGTGCTGGTTTCGGGATTGCCCCCCATCCGGGCCAAAAAGCTGCGATACTATGAGGACCACAATTTCACCGAGCGGGTGCTGCCTTCGCCGGTGTTGCGCGACGGACCCTACGCGGACTGCCCGATGTCGCGGCCGGACGATTGGACTGGGCAAGTACGCGGTGTCGACCGTCGTCTTGCGTCTGACGATGAAAGCGCTGGCGCCGCGCTTGCGGACGAGGGAGGTGTTCAGCAGCAGCGCCATCCTGGCCTACCCGAAGAACATACCGCCGTCACCCAGGAACCGGACCAGGACCATCTGTCCAGACCCGCAGACGATGATAGCGAGGCGATGGCGGACAAACGCGTCATGGACCGGATCTCCACCGTCGCAGGTGCCTATGGCATCAACGAGGGAAGGGGTGATGACAAGGATATCGTCCCCGGCTTCTGA
- a CDS encoding TrbC/VirB2 family protein: protein MRKKLRFLSFAALAFLLTVPAHAAGSGMPWEQPLQQILESVQGPVAKIVAVIIIITTGLTLAFGDTAGGFRRLIQIVFGLSIAFAASSFFLSFFSFGGGALV, encoded by the coding sequence ATGCGTAAGAAGCTCCGCTTTCTTTCGTTTGCCGCGCTCGCGTTTCTTCTCACAGTTCCGGCGCACGCTGCCGGCTCCGGCATGCCTTGGGAACAGCCGCTGCAGCAGATCCTGGAATCGGTGCAGGGACCGGTCGCCAAAATCGTCGCGGTGATCATCATCATCACCACCGGCCTGACCCTTGCCTTCGGCGATACTGCAGGCGGTTTCCGCCGGCTGATTCAGATCGTCTTCGGCCTGTCGATCGCCTTCGCCGCATCGAGCTTCTTCCTCTCGTTCTTCTCCTTCGGCGGCGGGGCGCTCGTCTGA
- the trbL gene encoding P-type conjugative transfer protein TrbL: protein MNDLGVIDRFMETFIRYIDSGFGLLSGDVAFLTTNLIGIDVTLAGLAWAFGGEPNIFGRLIRKVLYVGVFAFILNNFKNLADIIYRSFAGLGINASSGNLSADNLLHPGRIAATGFEGAWPLLDQASQLLGFPEIFGNALTIFVLLVAWFLVIIAFFILSIQLFITILEFKLTTLAGFILVPFALWNRSAFLAERVLGNVISSGIKVMVLAVIIGIGSTLFGEFASALQGKEPDLAAAMSQVLGALALLGLGIFGPGIASGLVSGAPQLGAGAALGTTAAAAGASLVAAGAAFAGARMATGSGLTALRAGTTMGSAASTAWQMGRATSLESGLPGVAAGMHGVTSAAGGAAMGAARSAAGGFGRSVDAGREAAWTATGGAPTASMTGSPTGPVADAAPGWARRLRSEQTARAHRHAAMQAVREGDRPGGSANPSLNDKDD from the coding sequence ATGAACGACCTTGGGGTCATTGATCGCTTCATGGAGACCTTCATCCGCTACATCGATAGCGGGTTCGGTCTGCTCTCGGGCGATGTCGCCTTCCTTACCACGAACCTGATCGGCATCGACGTCACACTTGCCGGCCTCGCCTGGGCATTCGGCGGCGAACCCAACATATTCGGCCGGCTCATCCGCAAAGTGCTCTATGTCGGCGTCTTTGCCTTCATCTTGAATAACTTCAAGAACCTCGCCGACATCATTTATCGGTCTTTTGCCGGTCTCGGCATCAATGCGTCATCCGGCAACCTATCTGCCGACAATCTCCTGCATCCGGGCCGCATTGCCGCAACCGGTTTCGAGGGCGCCTGGCCGCTTCTCGATCAGGCAAGCCAGCTTCTCGGCTTCCCAGAAATCTTCGGCAACGCGCTCACCATCTTCGTGCTGCTCGTGGCCTGGTTCCTGGTCATCATCGCCTTCTTCATCCTCTCCATCCAACTCTTCATCACCATCCTCGAATTCAAACTCACCACTCTGGCCGGATTCATTCTTGTGCCCTTCGCGCTTTGGAACCGGTCAGCGTTTCTCGCCGAGCGCGTGCTCGGCAATGTCATCTCGTCGGGCATCAAGGTGATGGTGTTGGCCGTCATCATCGGCATCGGCTCCACGCTCTTTGGCGAGTTCGCTTCCGCGCTGCAAGGCAAGGAGCCGGATCTGGCCGCCGCCATGTCACAGGTCCTGGGCGCCTTGGCGCTCCTTGGTCTCGGCATTTTCGGACCTGGGATAGCCTCCGGTCTTGTCTCGGGCGCGCCGCAGCTTGGCGCGGGCGCCGCACTTGGAACCACGGCAGCCGCAGCCGGTGCATCGCTCGTTGCCGCAGGCGCAGCATTTGCCGGCGCGCGCATGGCAACCGGCAGCGGTCTCACCGCACTCCGTGCCGGCACGACCATGGGGTCAGCGGCTTCTACGGCCTGGCAGATGGGGCGCGCAACATCGCTCGAGTCCGGCCTGCCCGGTGTAGCTGCTGGAATGCATGGTGTGACCAGCGCCGCCGGCGGCGCCGCAATGGGGGCGGCACGATCTGCCGCAGGAGGCTTCGGGCGCAGCGTTGATGCCGGGCGCGAAGCTGCCTGGACCGCGACCGGTGGTGCGCCGACCGCATCCATGACAGGAAGCCCTACTGGTCCGGTCGCTGATGCCGCGCCCGGCTGGGCCAGGCGCCTGCGTTCCGAACAGACAGCCCGTGCCCACCGTCACGCCGCCATGCAGGCCGTCCGAGAAGGCGACAGGCCGGGAGGCAGCGCCAATCCCTCTCTCAACGACAAGGACGACTAA
- a CDS encoding ZinT/AdcA family metal-binding protein, whose product MVYPFLTMERSIQSWLTRWRAATRAQMSTRLLRDRLSHQFERITIDGDTVAFFEGGKPLEACYAGDGCEILTSKKGNRMGVKFRFGVVLASSHLVG is encoded by the coding sequence TTGGTCTATCCCTTCCTGACGATGGAACGCTCGATCCAGTCATGGCTTACAAGGTGGAGAGCGGCGACCAGAGCGCAGATGAGTACACGCCTACTACGAGATCGGCTATCGCACCAATTCGAGCGGATCACGATCGATGGCGACACCGTGGCTTTCTTCGAGGGCGGGAAGCCGCTTGAGGCCTGCTACGCCGGCGACGGCTGTGAAATCCTGACCTCGAAGAAAGGAAACCGCATGGGCGTCAAATTTCGCTTCGGCGTCGTGTTGGCCTCCTCACACTTGGTTGGCTGA
- a CDS encoding VirB3 family type IV secretion system protein translates to MAAGVQHIEGFEVPVHQALTEPILLGGAPRAVAILNGTVAAAIGLGLQQWIAGLVLWLGGHSLAVFAARRDPDFASVLVRHLRLRGWLAC, encoded by the coding sequence ATGGCCGCCGGAGTGCAACATATCGAGGGCTTCGAGGTTCCCGTTCACCAGGCATTGACTGAACCGATCCTGCTGGGCGGCGCCCCGCGGGCGGTGGCGATCCTCAACGGCACGGTGGCTGCGGCCATCGGACTAGGCTTGCAGCAATGGATTGCCGGGCTAGTGCTCTGGCTTGGCGGCCACTCGCTCGCGGTCTTTGCCGCAAGGCGCGATCCCGACTTTGCCAGCGTGCTTGTCCGTCACCTTCGCCTGAGGGGATGGCTCGCATGCTGA
- a CDS encoding CopG family transcriptional regulator, giving the protein MKPHRIRHQFLLEPELSEKLDNLSRDPSTTKSAVVAKAVEAFIERRGENELDRRYGMRLDRLSRDLTHVRRDVEMTLESLALFIRFSITLHAHTPVPDKSTQAIAQERFDKFVEQVGRQIASGKRSLGKDNGGGGEG; this is encoded by the coding sequence ATGAAGCCCCACCGCATTCGTCACCAGTTTCTGCTCGAACCGGAATTGAGCGAGAAGCTGGACAACCTCAGCCGCGATCCCTCGACCACAAAATCCGCGGTCGTCGCGAAGGCCGTAGAAGCTTTCATCGAGCGGCGTGGCGAGAATGAACTCGATCGGCGCTATGGCATGAGGCTGGACCGTCTTTCCCGCGACCTCACTCACGTCAGGCGCGATGTCGAGATGACATTGGAAAGCTTGGCGCTCTTCATCCGCTTTTCGATCACGCTTCATGCCCACACGCCTGTTCCGGACAAGTCGACGCAGGCGATTGCTCAGGAGCGTTTCGACAAATTCGTCGAGCAGGTCGGTCGCCAGATCGCATCGGGGAAACGCTCGCTTGGCAAAGACAATGGCGGAGGAGGGGAAGGATGA
- the trbE gene encoding conjugal transfer protein TrbE: MLNLSEYRGKADRLADHLPWAALVAPGIVLNKDGSVQRTLRFRGPDLESATEAELIGICARANNALRRLGSGWTLFFEAERIEALGYPSSRFPDAASWLVDEERRAAFEGKVAHFESRYHLTLLSMPPPDAQARAESALVDSHHSEGERDWRQEMVRFRDETDRVLDLLSGFMPEVRLLDDAETLTYLHDTISTRRHPVAVPETPMYLDGILVDVPLTGGLEPMLGEQHLRTLTILGFPNLTRPGILDALNHQDFAYRWMTRFIPLGKTEATKTLTRLRRQWFAKRKSIVAILREVVSSEPVPLVDSDADNKALDADEALQALGGDHVGFGYLTATVTVWDEDRQAAAEKLRAVERIINGLGFTTIRESVNAVEAWLGSLPGHVYANVRQPLVHTLNLAHLMPLSSVWAGPAANEHLAEVTGREAPPLLIAETSGSTPFRLSSHVEDVGHMLIVGPTGAGKSVLLALIALQFRRYAGAQVYVFDKGNSARAATLAMGGEHHVLGSDGALAFQPLRNIGDQGRRSWAAEWIAGLIAHENVTLTPEVKEAIWSALNSLATAPAQERTLTGLSVLLQSNALKSALMPYTLDGPFGRLLDADDDRLALSDVQCFETEELMRSQSAVLPVLTYLFHRLEERFDGRPTLLMLDEAWVYLDNPLFAARIREWLKVLRKKNVSVIFATQSLADIAGSAIAPAIIESCPQRIFLPNDRAVEPQARTAYERFGLNDRQIELIARATPKRHYYLQSRCGNRLFELGLGPIALALCGASGPAAQSLIDRVLSEHGQDSFVFRFLGARGLDWAAELLQQFPQPTKEQSS; encoded by the coding sequence ATGCTGAACCTTTCGGAATATCGCGGCAAGGCCGACCGGCTTGCCGACCACCTGCCCTGGGCAGCACTGGTGGCGCCCGGCATCGTGCTCAACAAGGACGGCAGCGTTCAGCGGACTCTTCGGTTTCGCGGGCCCGATCTGGAAAGCGCGACCGAAGCCGAACTCATCGGCATCTGCGCCCGGGCCAACAATGCGCTTAGACGCCTTGGCTCCGGCTGGACATTGTTTTTCGAGGCCGAGCGTATCGAAGCGCTGGGCTATCCGTCCTCGCGTTTCCCGGACGCGGCGTCATGGCTGGTTGATGAAGAACGGCGTGCTGCCTTCGAGGGCAAGGTCGCGCATTTCGAGAGCCGCTATCACCTGACCTTGCTGTCCATGCCGCCACCGGACGCCCAGGCGCGGGCGGAAAGCGCGCTCGTCGACTCGCATCATTCAGAAGGCGAAAGAGACTGGCGCCAGGAGATGGTGCGGTTCCGTGACGAGACCGACCGTGTGCTGGATCTTCTGTCGGGCTTCATGCCCGAAGTGCGTCTGCTCGATGATGCCGAGACGCTGACATACCTGCACGACACGATCTCGACCCGCCGCCATCCGGTCGCCGTGCCGGAAACGCCGATGTATCTGGACGGCATCCTGGTCGATGTGCCGCTTACCGGCGGCTTGGAGCCGATGCTGGGTGAGCAACATCTTCGCACACTTACCATCCTCGGCTTTCCGAACCTCACCCGGCCCGGAATCCTCGATGCCCTCAATCATCAGGATTTCGCCTATCGCTGGATGACGCGCTTCATTCCGCTCGGCAAGACCGAGGCCACCAAGACGCTGACCCGCTTGCGCCGGCAGTGGTTTGCCAAGCGCAAATCGATCGTCGCAATCTTGCGCGAGGTTGTAAGCAGCGAACCCGTTCCGCTCGTCGACAGCGACGCCGACAATAAGGCGCTCGACGCCGATGAAGCACTTCAGGCGTTGGGCGGCGATCATGTCGGCTTCGGGTATCTCACTGCAACGGTGACGGTATGGGACGAGGATCGCCAAGCCGCCGCTGAGAAACTTCGGGCGGTCGAGCGGATCATCAATGGGCTCGGGTTCACCACCATCCGCGAAAGCGTCAATGCGGTCGAAGCCTGGCTCGGCTCGCTGCCGGGTCATGTCTATGCCAACGTTCGTCAGCCGCTCGTTCACACGCTGAACCTTGCCCATCTCATGCCGCTTTCCTCGGTGTGGGCCGGTCCTGCGGCGAACGAGCATCTGGCTGAAGTCACTGGACGAGAGGCCCCGCCGCTCCTCATCGCCGAAACCAGCGGGTCGACTCCGTTCCGGCTTTCTTCCCATGTCGAAGATGTCGGCCACATGCTGATCGTTGGACCGACCGGCGCCGGAAAATCGGTGCTGCTTGCCCTGATCGCCCTGCAGTTTCGTCGCTATGCCGGCGCGCAGGTCTATGTCTTCGACAAAGGCAATTCGGCGCGCGCGGCAACGCTCGCCATGGGTGGAGAGCATCATGTCTTGGGTTCGGACGGTGCGCTTGCCTTCCAGCCTCTGCGCAATATCGGTGATCAGGGTAGGCGCAGCTGGGCAGCTGAATGGATCGCCGGCCTGATTGCCCATGAGAACGTCACCCTCACGCCGGAGGTGAAGGAGGCGATCTGGTCGGCGCTCAACAGCCTCGCCACCGCGCCGGCGCAGGAGCGCACGCTGACCGGTCTGTCGGTCCTGCTTCAGTCCAATGCACTGAAGTCCGCCTTAATGCCCTACACGCTCGACGGTCCCTTCGGCCGATTGCTCGATGCCGACGATGATCGGCTGGCCTTGTCGGATGTGCAGTGCTTCGAGACCGAGGAGCTGATGCGTAGCCAAAGCGCTGTGCTGCCTGTGCTCACCTATCTCTTCCATCGCCTTGAGGAGCGGTTCGACGGGCGCCCGACGCTGCTCATGCTCGATGAGGCCTGGGTCTATCTCGACAATCCGCTTTTTGCTGCCCGCATCCGCGAATGGCTGAAGGTGCTGCGAAAGAAGAACGTATCGGTGATCTTCGCCACGCAGTCGCTTGCCGACATCGCCGGCTCTGCAATAGCGCCGGCGATCATCGAGAGCTGCCCACAGCGCATTTTTCTCCCCAATGATCGTGCCGTGGAACCGCAGGCACGGACTGCCTATGAGCGCTTCGGTCTCAACGACCGGCAGATTGAACTGATCGCCCGGGCCACGCCGAAGCGGCACTACTATTTGCAGTCGCGCTGCGGCAACCGTCTCTTCGAGCTCGGGCTCGGCCCCATCGCGCTTGCACTTTGCGGCGCCTCGGGTCCAGCCGCGCAAAGCCTGATCGACAGGGTCCTGTCCGAGCACGGGCAGGACAGCTTTGTCTTTCGCTTCCTCGGCGCCCGCGGCCTGGATTGGGCGGCCGAGCTTCTCCAGCAATTCCCTCAACCAACCAAGGAGCAATCGTCATGA